DNA sequence from the Maribacter dokdonensis DSW-8 genome:
CAAGCTATTGCTAACATCCTTAAGAGAGGATACAATTACTGTATTTACCTCGTCTTCAATTTCCTTAGCATTACTTATGTAATAAGCAGCTGATAAAAGTAATGCCAGAGCTATTAAAAGGTTAGCTATCATTTTAGAATCAAAAAAATATTCTTGCTTTTCCATTATTATCTCCTTTTAATATGTCATGAATATAAAACCAAAACTTTAAATTAACAAATATTTAAGAAATATTGAAAGCATTTAAAATGCTGTGCACAAATCATTTAGCTACTTCAAAATAAATAAAATCTCAATTTTTAACTTATAATTAACTGATTCACAAATATTTAACATGCATTTGAATCAATATTTATGTGGATAACAACAAACATTACCTACCTTTCAAATTAACTTTGTGGTATAGAAACAATTCTAATTAATTTATAAAACTAGAACAGATGAAAATTTTAAAATCTATAACATTAGCAGCTATTTTATTTGTAGCCGTTGGAGTAAATGCACAAAGCAGTAAGGACAAAAAAGTAATTAAAGATGCCGAAAATGCAAAGGAAAAATTAATGACAATGGATGTTGGCTTAGACCAGTTCTTTAACAACTCAGCAGGATATGTAGTTTTTCCTAACGTTGGAAAAGGAGGCTTCATAATCGGTGGTGCATCGGGTAATGGTGTCGTATATGAAAATGGCGAAAAAGTAGGTATGGCCGACCTAAAAAAATTAAGTGTAGGTCTACAAGCAGGCGGACAAGCCATTACGGAGGTAATCTTTTTTGAAACCGCTGAAGACTTAGCCGAGTTTAAAGAAGGAGATTTTGAGTTTTCTGCTGAAGCTTCTGCAGTTGCACTTAAATCTGGTGTTGCTGTAAATGCAAAGTATAGAGATGGTGTTGCCGTTTTTGCTTTACCAAAGGCCGGTTTAATGGCAGATGCATCTGTAGGTGGTCAAAAATTTGATTACACTCCTTTGATGCAATAATTAGTTCTCATTAAAATAACTAATAGCCACCCAATTCGGTGGCTATTTTTTTGTTTCCAATTACCCATTAGCAGTAAAACCTGGATAACAGGTCATACCCCCATCGACGAAAATGGTAGTTCCATTTATATATTCAGATTCATCCGATGCCAACCAGCTTGCTACACTTCCTATATCATCGGGCACTCCAATTTGCTTATAAGGTATTAATTTTAACATGCCATCTCTACCTTCTTGGGTACTCCATACATCCTTATTGATATCTGTTTTAATAGCACCGGGTGCAATGGAGTTACAACGTATCTTATACGGTCCGTATTCCTGACAAATAGTTTGCATTAGCATGACCAAGCCACCTTTACTTGCTGCATAATTAGCATGACCGGCCCATGGTATTACTTCATGTACAGAACTCATATGAATTAATTTCCCCAATGAATTGGAAATATCAGGTCGCATTCCCCTTCTCTTAAATTCTATTATAGCCTCTTTTGCGCAAAGAAATTGACCGGTAAGGTTTACATCTATCACTCGCTGCCAATCAGATAATGGCATTTCATGCAATGGGTGGTCTAATTGTAAACCGGCATTGGCTACACATACATCAACAGTACCAAATTTTGATATCGTTTTTTTAAACATATTCTGCACTTCATCTTCCTTGCTAACATCACATTTGACCACAATAGCATCACCACATTCAGAATTTTCACTGATCCAATGTGCTACCTCTTCAGCTTCCACTTTACTACTATGATAATTAATAACAATATTGGCTCCTTCCATTCCCATTGCTTTGGCAACCGCTTCACCAATACCATCACTAGATCCGGTGATGATACAGGTTTGCCCTACGAGTCTTTTATTTGGTTTTTGCATGTGTATTTTTTTTAGTGCTTTAAAATTAATTTTCTAAAAATCAATTCTTTATCTCTATTGCAATTATTTATAATGCACATCTATTTTAATGAAAAAAGTGCCACCTAAAATAGGTGACACTTTCTATACTAGTAAACCAAGTTGTTATTTTCCGTTGAAGAACACCATAATACCTATTACGATCAATACAATAAAAATAGAAACGATAATATCGATCCAATTATAGCTATTCTTATTTTTATTCTTTTCTTCCTCGGTTATAGTACCAAATGTTAGGTTGACTATTTGCTCTTTATCAGGCGATTTCGTTAATAGACTAACTACTACCATAAAGATTAAGCAAAATAAAAAGAACCAAGCACCAAAAGTCAAGAAATTCATATCCCCCAGATAAAATAATATCCCATCGGAATCAAAATTATCTTTAAGCAACTCTAACGCAATTCTAAAAAAGGCTACTAAAATTCCCATGATAAGGGTTGCAAAAGCTCCCGTGGCATTAATTCGCTTATAAAAAATTCCTAATAAGAATACAGCAGTAATGGGTGGTGCAATATACGATTGTACACTTTGTAAGTATTCATATAACACTCCTGATATATTTGCCATTATCGGAATCCAAATAATACCTATAATCACCACAAAAACAGTAGCTATTTGTCCTGTTCTCACCAGTTTTTTCTCTGGTGTATCAGGACGTAATTTCTTATATACATCAACTGTAAACAAGGTAGAACATGAATTAAATACCGAAGCCAAAGAACTCATTAAAGCTGCCAATAACCCTGCGGCAACAAGACCTCTAAGGCCTGATGGCAACAAATTACTCATTAACACCGGAAATGCTTCATCTGCACTCTCCCAATGTAATTCTCCTCTCATTTTCAACGTCAATGCAATAACACCTGGTATTAAAAACAAAAAAACAGGCAATAATTTTAACAATGCTCCGAATATGGTACCTCTCCTTCCTTCTTTTATGTTCTTTGCCGTTAATGTGCGCTGTACAATATATTGGTCTGTACACCAATACCATATACCGACTATAGTACTTGTAATGAACAATGAAGGCCAAGGAAAATCCGGATCGGTCGCCGGTCTCCACATATTAAAATATTCTGGTCCCAAGGTATCTACCATACTTCCCCATCCACCAACTTTATCCAACCCAATGAACGTTAATACAGCAGCGCCAACCACTAATAAAATTGCCTGTAGCGTTTCTGTATATACCACAGCCCGCATACCGCCCAAAACAGTATAAAGTCCTGTTAATATGACCGTAGCTATGGCTCCCGTCCAAAAATCTATACCCAATAATGCAGAAACTACCACACCACCTGCATAAATGGTCACCGATATTTTTGTTAGCACATATGCAACAATAGAGAAAACAGATAACACCCATCTAGATCTAGCATCAAAACGTTTCTCTAAAAATTCTGGCATAGTAAACACGCCACTCCTAGCATAAAATGGTAAAAACACCCAACCCAGCATTAATACAACCCAGGCATGTATCTCATAAATAAGCAAGGGCAATTTATTACTTGCTCCCGTGCCAGCTAAACCGACGACATGTTCTGAGCCAATGTTTGATGCGAATATTGAAGCACCTACTACAAACCAGCCAACGTTTCTGCCGGCTAAAAAGTAATCTTCCGTATTATCTTCTTTTTTCCTGATTACCCATATGGCTACACCTACAAGTAATAAAAAATAGAGTGAAATACTGATCCAATCTAAATGGTCTAATTGTTGCATGGTATGGTTTATTTAACTGTGAATTTGAAAGTGGTTTTTGTCAGGTATTTTTCTTCCGGAGTTAGTACTACAGAAGGAAAACTTGGTTGATTTGGTGCATCTGGAAAATGTTGGGTTTCAAAACAAAAGCCACTTCTTTTTGCGTAAAAACCACCGTTTGGTCTTGGTAGCTTACCAGCTAAAAAATTTCCTGTATAAAATTGCATACCTGGTTGATCCGTAATTACTTCAACACCTCTGCCCGATTCTGGGTGATATGCCTTTGCTACACGCCTATACCCTTTATCAGAATTGTTCAACACCCAGCAATGATCAAAACCACCACCTAAAGTAATTTGATCGTTGTTCATGTTTATAGCTTCACTCACCAATTTTGGTATTCTAAAATCGAACGGTGTACCATCTACAGCTGCCAACTCACCTGTAGGAATCAGCGAAGCATTCACTGGCACAAATTTGTCTGCATTGATCTCCACAACATGATCAATTATAGGTTGAGAGAAATCGCCCGATAAATTAAAATAGGAATGTTGTGTAAGGTTTACAATGGTAGTTTTATCTGTAGTTGCTTCGTATAAAACATCAAGACTGTTATCAGAATTTAGTGTGTAGGTGACCGTTGTTTTTAAATTACCGGGAAAACCCTCTTCCATATCTTTACTATAGTAACTAAGTTTTAAAGAAGCCGAGGTTTTATTTTCCTGAATATCTTCAACTTTCCAAACCACTTTATCAAAACCTACCACACCACCATGTAGACTATTTTCACCATTATTTTTTGCTAGTTGATATTCGTAATTGTTTAAGATGAATTTCCCTTTTGCAATACGATTTCCATATCTTCCAACAAGAGCTCCAAAATATGGGTTAGGTTTTTCGTACTGTTCCAAGTTTTTGAAACCTAAAACAACATTCTTAATATTTCCATCTTTATCAGGAGTTTCAACAGCTGTTATTCTTCCTCCAAAAGTTATAATGCTTACTTGAATTCCGTCCAAATTATACAGTTTGTATAACTCTACCTTCTCCTTATTTACCGTAACACCATAATTACTTTTTTTAATCCTCATTGAAATTTTATCATTTTGCCAAATCCCCTTAACATATTCCATGTTGAAATCTAAATATATTATCAAAATAGCAATAATCAACACCAAATACTTAGATATATTAATCAATTTCATAATAATATGTGACAAATATTCATAAATTAATGAAAACGAACTTCTTACAATAATTAGGGAGACTTATTTTTATTTTTTTAAATCGAACTAATTTTAAATGATTCTAAATAAAAAAATACAATCATCAGATTAACATTTTCAGGGTTTATTCCAAAATTAGTTCTCCCTGCGTTTTTCACTTGCTCCCGTAATATTATTTAGATATAAAAACCATTTACAAGGCAAATCAAAGCCTTTAAAAAACAACTAACACATTTATTAATAGCCAACTATAGAAAAAACTATAGACCTTTTCTACCAAAAACGTGGTTCAGTTCAATTGAAACTCATTAATTTAGGTTCGCAAAAAATGAATAATGGTTTTGAATAATTATCGCAAAGAGGACAAAGTACTACTTGCTATAGATTGTATAATTTTTGGATTTTATCAAGAAGAATTAAAAATTTTGCTCGTTGAACGAGACTTTAAACCAGCTAAAGGAGAATGGTCACTTATTGGTGGTTTTCTTAAAATGCAAGAAAACCTAGAAGAAGCAGCTGCCCGTGTATTAAAGAACTTAACAGGCTTGAATAATGTATATATGGAACAGGTTCATTGTTATTCTAAAATAGACCGTGATCCGGAAGAAAGAACCATTTCGGTAACCTATTTTGCCCTTATAAATATAGAACACCATTGTAAAGAATTACTGAGGCAAAATCCGATTAAATGGTTTGACATGAAAGATATACCTACATTGATTTTTGACCATAATATTATGGTTAAAGAAGCATTGACTCTTTTAAGAAATAGAATAAGTTGTAAGCCTATTGGGTTTGAACTTTTACCAGAAAAATTTACGATGCGACAGCTCCAAAAGCTTTACGAAGCTATTTTGGATACCGAACTGGATAAGCGAAACTTCATTAACAAATTCAACTCATTGGATCTATTGACAAAATTGAAAGAGAAAGATACGAGCTCCTCTAAAAAAGGTGCTTTTCTATTTGAATTTGATCAAAATAAATATCATAAAAAAGTAGAGAAAGGCTTTAGTTTTAAAATTTAAACACCCTTCTATTTTAAGACATTTTTGAGCACGGTAAGTTATTCAATCTTCGTAAATTTATCATACATTTTTCTATGAGCAAAAAAGCTACCATTTACGATATTGCAAAAGAATTGAACATTACCGCTGCAACGGTATCAAGGGCTTTGAACAATAATCCTAAAATAAGCGAAAAAACACGCAATCTTGTACTAGCTACCGCTACCAAATTAAACTACAAACAGAATAGGCTTGCATTAGCACTTAAAAGTGGTAAAAGTAAAAATGTTGGGGTCGTAGTACCTTTCATCAATAAAAATTTCTTTGCCTCTGTAATTCGCGGTATAGAAGATGAACTATATCCAAAAGGTTTTCATGTAATTATATCGCAAACCTATGAGGATAGAAACCGGGAGAAGAAAATTATACAGAACCTGTTAAATGCGCAGGTAGATGGTATATTATTATCTACATCTTTTACCGAGCAGAATAAAGATGAATTCAAGGAGACCGTTAAAAAAAGTACTCCTTTTATACTATTTGATAGGGTTTTAAGGTTCAATGAAATAAGCACTGTTACCATTGATGATTATCAAGGTGGTTTTGTTGCAACGGAGCATTTAATTGCACAAGGCTGTAAAAAAATTGCGCACTTTGACGTTGACCAAAGTATTGAACTTTACCAACATAGATTTAAGGGATATAAAGAT
Encoded proteins:
- a CDS encoding aldose epimerase family protein, whose translation is MRIKKSNYGVTVNKEKVELYKLYNLDGIQVSIITFGGRITAVETPDKDGNIKNVVLGFKNLEQYEKPNPYFGALVGRYGNRIAKGKFILNNYEYQLAKNNGENSLHGGVVGFDKVVWKVEDIQENKTSASLKLSYYSKDMEEGFPGNLKTTVTYTLNSDNSLDVLYEATTDKTTIVNLTQHSYFNLSGDFSQPIIDHVVEINADKFVPVNASLIPTGELAAVDGTPFDFRIPKLVSEAINMNNDQITLGGGFDHCWVLNNSDKGYRRVAKAYHPESGRGVEVITDQPGMQFYTGNFLAGKLPRPNGGFYAKRSGFCFETQHFPDAPNQPSFPSVVLTPEEKYLTKTTFKFTVK
- a CDS encoding SDR family oxidoreductase gives rise to the protein MQKPNKRLVGQTCIITGSSDGIGEAVAKAMGMEGANIVINYHSSKVEAEEVAHWISENSECGDAIVVKCDVSKEDEVQNMFKKTISKFGTVDVCVANAGLQLDHPLHEMPLSDWQRVIDVNLTGQFLCAKEAIIEFKRRGMRPDISNSLGKLIHMSSVHEVIPWAGHANYAASKGGLVMLMQTICQEYGPYKIRCNSIAPGAIKTDINKDVWSTQEGRDGMLKLIPYKQIGVPDDIGSVASWLASDESEYINGTTIFVDGGMTCYPGFTANG
- a CDS encoding lipid-binding SYLF domain-containing protein produces the protein MKILKSITLAAILFVAVGVNAQSSKDKKVIKDAENAKEKLMTMDVGLDQFFNNSAGYVVFPNVGKGGFIIGGASGNGVVYENGEKVGMADLKKLSVGLQAGGQAITEVIFFETAEDLAEFKEGDFEFSAEASAVALKSGVAVNAKYRDGVAVFALPKAGLMADASVGGQKFDYTPLMQ
- a CDS encoding sodium:solute symporter, whose protein sequence is MQQLDHLDWISISLYFLLLVGVAIWVIRKKEDNTEDYFLAGRNVGWFVVGASIFASNIGSEHVVGLAGTGASNKLPLLIYEIHAWVVLMLGWVFLPFYARSGVFTMPEFLEKRFDARSRWVLSVFSIVAYVLTKISVTIYAGGVVVSALLGIDFWTGAIATVILTGLYTVLGGMRAVVYTETLQAILLVVGAAVLTFIGLDKVGGWGSMVDTLGPEYFNMWRPATDPDFPWPSLFITSTIVGIWYWCTDQYIVQRTLTAKNIKEGRRGTIFGALLKLLPVFLFLIPGVIALTLKMRGELHWESADEAFPVLMSNLLPSGLRGLVAAGLLAALMSSLASVFNSCSTLFTVDVYKKLRPDTPEKKLVRTGQIATVFVVIIGIIWIPIMANISGVLYEYLQSVQSYIAPPITAVFLLGIFYKRINATGAFATLIMGILVAFFRIALELLKDNFDSDGILFYLGDMNFLTFGAWFFLFCLIFMVVVSLLTKSPDKEQIVNLTFGTITEEEKNKNKNSYNWIDIIVSIFIVLIVIGIMVFFNGK
- a CDS encoding NUDIX hydrolase — its product is MVLNNYRKEDKVLLAIDCIIFGFYQEELKILLVERDFKPAKGEWSLIGGFLKMQENLEEAAARVLKNLTGLNNVYMEQVHCYSKIDRDPEERTISVTYFALINIEHHCKELLRQNPIKWFDMKDIPTLIFDHNIMVKEALTLLRNRISCKPIGFELLPEKFTMRQLQKLYEAILDTELDKRNFINKFNSLDLLTKLKEKDTSSSKKGAFLFEFDQNKYHKKVEKGFSFKI
- a CDS encoding LacI family DNA-binding transcriptional regulator; protein product: MSKKATIYDIAKELNITAATVSRALNNNPKISEKTRNLVLATATKLNYKQNRLALALKSGKSKNVGVVVPFINKNFFASVIRGIEDELYPKGFHVIISQTYEDRNREKKIIQNLLNAQVDGILLSTSFTEQNKDEFKETVKKSTPFILFDRVLRFNEISTVTIDDYQGGFVATEHLIAQGCKKIAHFDVDQSIELYQHRFKGYKDALAKHNIPFRKEYVISLQSNMEAGKDAAKTLMNLPEPPDAIFSSTDNGLLGAVKYLQSKSIKIPEDLSVVGFSNEPFTQFMEPSISSVDQSPLEMGKMAAKVFLEQIENDSNEKVQNNVVLPAKLIVRKSSSKT